Proteins from one Verrucomicrobiota bacterium genomic window:
- the fmt gene encoding methionyl-tRNA formyltransferase, with the protein MSHLPPVRLVFMGSDPIVLPTLGYVLSRNDLVEMVAVYTQPDRARGRGQKVQPNEVKTWAMEHSIPVVQPESFGEEEIADLEKWKAGIILVMAYGHLLPQKVLDSAALGIYNIHTSLLPALRGASPIETAVASGVAESGVTLMQLVMKMDAGPICGQLSVPKDDLETGGSYRKKLANASPGLLKVHLPSIVEGSIGPQKQNESAVTYCRLLVKQDGQLDFNHPARDLAQRINGLNPWPGCFAELNEVILKVGTASWSDENCSQEPGVILKCDQSGVSVSTVDGVLNLLTLQKPGGRMLPADDFLRGFPIQPGSRFVSHSMHPLVTKKPVSHKRVFQLYAKP; encoded by the coding sequence ATGTCACACCTACCACCCGTTCGATTGGTTTTTATGGGATCTGATCCCATAGTTCTGCCAACCCTGGGTTATGTATTAAGTAGAAACGATCTTGTCGAAATGGTTGCCGTATACACTCAACCTGACAGGGCTCGCGGTCGTGGTCAAAAAGTTCAACCGAATGAAGTTAAGACCTGGGCAATGGAGCATTCGATCCCTGTGGTTCAGCCTGAATCTTTTGGGGAGGAGGAGATTGCGGACTTAGAGAAATGGAAGGCAGGAATCATTTTGGTTATGGCCTACGGTCACCTTCTTCCGCAGAAGGTTTTGGACTCCGCGGCTCTTGGTATTTACAATATTCATACTTCGCTTTTACCAGCGCTTCGCGGGGCATCGCCGATTGAAACCGCGGTTGCTTCTGGTGTGGCGGAGAGCGGTGTTACCCTAATGCAGTTGGTTATGAAAATGGATGCTGGTCCCATTTGTGGCCAGTTAAGTGTACCCAAAGATGACTTGGAAACGGGTGGAAGTTATCGAAAGAAACTAGCGAATGCGAGTCCCGGATTGTTGAAGGTGCATTTGCCTTCTATAGTCGAAGGATCGATAGGTCCCCAGAAGCAGAATGAATCGGCTGTCACCTATTGCCGACTATTAGTGAAGCAAGATGGGCAATTGGACTTTAATCATCCGGCTCGGGATTTGGCACAACGTATTAATGGGCTCAACCCCTGGCCAGGATGTTTTGCCGAATTGAATGAGGTTATACTTAAGGTAGGAACCGCGAGTTGGTCAGATGAGAACTGTAGTCAAGAACCTGGGGTAATATTGAAATGTGACCAGAGCGGAGTATCTGTTTCGACAGTGGATGGAGTCTTGAATTTGCTGACTTTGCAAAAGCCTGGAGGCAGAATGCTGCCTGCCGATGACTTTTTGCGTGGCTTCCCGATCCAGCCTGGTTCACGGTTTGTCAGTCATTCAATGCATCCCTTAGTCACAAAGAAACCGGTTTCTCATAAAAGAGTCTTTCAACTTTATGCGAAACCATAG
- the der gene encoding ribosome biogenesis GTPase Der, producing the protein MEFAHKSVALVGRPNVGKSRLFNALAGRRLSIVHDRPGVTRDVVSYELDSGHVLMDTGGIGIKPEMTPALIQAAAEQQVDFAIKAADMVLFVTDGLDGLTPLDEMVAEHLRSSGKPAWVVVNKIDGPEHDFKIHEFHKLGLKGVMYTSAEHRRGINELREFIVEILGEVPKSEMVEDSRIRISFVGRPNVGKSSLCNTLLQEERMIVSDIAGTTRDAISQDLDFENKSGELLEFSLIDTAGLRRKTKIIDPVEYFSAVRVEETIARSDVVFLVLDAMEGVTKQDKLIAGEILNKGKGIIILVNKWDLAVETFDQYNLPGYKDLFDFKRKFAESVRKEIFTLPDSPILFVSARTSFRVDDILTEAASIYKKLFAQIPTGKLNQVIQRYLDQTPPRLVQKIRFKIYYAVQISTRPIKFKLFCNQAGRLDEAYRRFLQSKLLEEFQLQGCPLLFDLEGKKPPKKFS; encoded by the coding sequence ATGGAATTTGCGCACAAAAGCGTCGCCCTTGTCGGTCGACCAAATGTTGGTAAGAGTCGTTTGTTTAACGCGCTTGCCGGCCGTCGTTTGTCTATTGTTCATGATCGACCTGGAGTAACTCGAGACGTTGTTTCCTATGAATTGGATTCTGGCCACGTTTTGATGGATACCGGAGGTATTGGGATAAAACCAGAAATGACTCCGGCTTTGATCCAGGCTGCAGCGGAACAACAAGTAGACTTCGCAATAAAAGCAGCTGACATGGTTCTTTTTGTGACAGATGGGCTTGATGGATTGACGCCTCTTGATGAAATGGTTGCCGAGCATCTTCGATCAAGTGGCAAGCCGGCCTGGGTGGTTGTTAACAAAATTGACGGACCCGAGCACGATTTTAAAATCCACGAGTTCCATAAACTAGGCCTGAAGGGAGTGATGTACACATCCGCAGAACACCGACGTGGAATCAATGAGCTTCGCGAGTTCATCGTGGAAATATTGGGCGAAGTGCCGAAATCTGAGATGGTCGAGGATTCGAGAATCCGTATTTCATTTGTTGGTCGACCGAATGTGGGTAAGTCATCTCTTTGTAATACGCTCCTGCAAGAGGAGCGAATGATTGTCAGCGACATTGCAGGTACAACTCGCGATGCAATCAGTCAGGACCTTGATTTTGAAAATAAATCCGGAGAACTTCTCGAGTTTAGTCTTATCGATACTGCTGGTCTGCGCCGTAAGACCAAGATTATCGATCCAGTCGAATATTTTTCTGCTGTCCGCGTTGAGGAGACGATCGCACGCAGCGATGTGGTATTCCTGGTTCTTGATGCCATGGAGGGTGTGACCAAGCAGGATAAATTGATCGCTGGTGAGATTCTCAACAAAGGAAAGGGGATCATTATTTTGGTAAACAAGTGGGACCTGGCTGTTGAAACCTTCGATCAATACAATTTGCCCGGTTATAAGGACCTCTTTGACTTCAAAAGAAAATTTGCCGAATCTGTGAGAAAGGAAATATTCACGCTCCCTGATTCACCCATACTTTTTGTATCGGCTCGAACCAGCTTTCGTGTTGACGATATCTTAACTGAAGCCGCCTCCATTTATAAAAAATTGTTCGCTCAAATTCCGACCGGGAAGCTCAATCAGGTTATCCAGCGTTACTTGGATCAAACCCCACCACGGTTGGTGCAAAAGATCCGCTTTAAAATATATTACGCTGTTCAGATCTCCACCCGCCCGATTAAGTTTAAATTGTTCTGCAATCAGGCCGGACGTTTGGATGAAGCCTACCGCCGCTTTCTTCAAAGTAAATTGTTGGAAGAATTTCAACTTCAAGGCTGTCCTTTGCTTTTTGATTTGGAAGGGAAGAAGCCGCCGAAGAAATTTTCCTAA
- a CDS encoding LysM peptidoglycan-binding domain-containing protein has protein sequence MKLKQFTIYFSLLVVPFLWVMGQNYSPPTRMVGGAGTASLSQDVALLKEQLGEMRFEVERLLRENESLQLRIKKVEAQSSSAVSDVVFRQELASLYAEINRLNKTQREELLTQISKQIRALAKEIEKTPTTGGSSQPSVPVVFDPKSYPQTGILYIVKPGDTLSKIASSVGSTVSYIIHANEIPDPDRLKIGRELFLPIDNQN, from the coding sequence ATGAAGCTAAAGCAATTCACCATCTATTTTTCTCTATTAGTTGTTCCGTTCCTTTGGGTAATGGGACAAAACTATTCTCCGCCTACCCGCATGGTCGGAGGTGCCGGTACGGCAAGTCTGTCTCAGGATGTTGCCTTGCTCAAAGAACAGTTGGGCGAAATGCGGTTTGAAGTTGAGCGACTGTTACGCGAAAATGAGTCGTTGCAACTGAGGATTAAAAAAGTCGAAGCCCAAAGCTCATCCGCTGTAAGTGATGTCGTCTTTCGTCAAGAGCTAGCCTCCTTGTACGCGGAGATTAACCGGCTAAATAAAACTCAAAGGGAGGAGCTTCTTACACAAATCAGCAAACAGATCAGGGCACTCGCGAAAGAAATTGAAAAAACTCCAACTACTGGTGGTAGTTCTCAGCCTTCAGTTCCAGTTGTATTTGACCCGAAATCTTATCCACAAACCGGAATTCTTTATATTGTAAAGCCGGGAGACACACTTTCGAAAATAGCGAGTAGCGTTGGCTCGACAGTTTCCTACATTATTCACGCAAACGAAATTCCAGATCCTGATCGTTTGAAAATCGGGCGTGAGCTCTTTTTACCCATTGACAATCAAAAT